From Draconibacterium halophilum, one genomic window encodes:
- the mqnB gene encoding futalosine hydrolase has protein sequence MQILIVAATTMEIKLIVDELEKVEEESHFVKTYRFEDLNIDILVSGIGSSFATFHLTNALREKKYDAVINIGLAGSLIQELEIGEVVNVVSEEFADLGIEKQHEFLTLFESGHIGINDFPFENGLLKASNSNGWIKLKKVKGVTTNKSYGRDTSIAEMREKFTAHVESMEGAAVFYVCNWMGVDCYQIRSISNYVEPRDSAKWNIPLALVHLKDALSAILKQVPAPVG, from the coding sequence TTGTAGATGAGCTGGAAAAAGTAGAGGAAGAAAGTCATTTTGTAAAAACTTACCGATTTGAAGATTTGAATATTGATATTTTGGTATCAGGTATTGGAAGTTCGTTCGCTACATTTCATTTAACCAACGCACTTCGCGAAAAAAAATATGATGCTGTTATTAATATAGGATTAGCCGGAAGTTTAATCCAGGAGCTTGAAATAGGAGAGGTAGTAAATGTGGTGAGCGAAGAATTTGCTGATCTGGGAATTGAAAAACAACACGAATTTTTAACACTCTTTGAATCGGGACATATTGGTATCAATGATTTTCCGTTTGAAAATGGTTTGTTAAAAGCCAGCAATTCAAATGGCTGGATAAAACTGAAAAAGGTAAAAGGAGTAACCACAAATAAAAGTTACGGGCGCGACACCAGTATAGCCGAAATGCGCGAAAAATTTACAGCCCACGTAGAATCAATGGAAGGAGCTGCTGTTTTTTATGTTTGTAACTGGATGGGCGTAGATTGTTATCAAATACGATCGATCTCAAACTATGTAGAACCCCGCGACTCGGCAAAATGGAATATCCCATTGGCACTTGTACATTTGAAAGATGCTTTGTCAGCCATATTAAAACAGGTGCCGGCACCAGTGGGTTGA
- the rfaD gene encoding ADP-glyceromanno-heptose 6-epimerase, giving the protein MIVVTGAAGFIGSYLVGKLNKAGYKDLILVDKFDDPWKDLNLLKKDYREYIDRDEFFNWLIKNAQDVDFIFHLGARTDTVGQEPELYQQLNLIYSQRLWNICSEIQVPLLYASSAATYGNGEDGFSDEHRKIQDLRPLNLYGWSKHDFDVWALKQFRTPPFWSGMKFFNVYGPNEYHKGRMASVILHAYKTIKETGHMQLFRSHHKAYKDGEQSRDFIYVEDIADVMMYFMENQDNSGIYNVGTGKARSFLDLTKAVFSSMNKTPMISFVDTPVDLRGRYQYFTEAEMQKLRDAGYKKPFVELEEGVNEYVSKFLLEEACF; this is encoded by the coding sequence ATGATAGTTGTAACAGGAGCAGCCGGATTTATCGGAAGTTATTTAGTAGGAAAACTCAACAAAGCAGGATACAAAGATCTGATTCTGGTTGACAAGTTTGATGACCCTTGGAAAGATTTAAATCTTCTGAAAAAAGATTACCGGGAATACATTGATCGGGATGAGTTTTTTAATTGGTTAATTAAAAATGCACAGGATGTCGATTTTATTTTTCATCTGGGGGCACGTACCGATACAGTGGGGCAAGAACCCGAGCTCTATCAGCAATTAAACTTAATTTATTCACAACGCCTCTGGAACATTTGTTCCGAAATTCAGGTACCACTTCTTTACGCTTCATCGGCTGCTACATATGGTAACGGCGAAGATGGTTTTTCGGATGAGCATAGAAAAATTCAGGATCTGCGACCATTAAATCTTTATGGCTGGTCGAAACACGATTTTGATGTGTGGGCGCTTAAGCAGTTTCGTACGCCTCCGTTTTGGTCAGGAATGAAATTCTTTAATGTTTACGGGCCAAACGAATACCACAAAGGCCGTATGGCATCGGTAATATTGCATGCTTATAAAACAATTAAAGAAACCGGACATATGCAGTTGTTCCGTTCGCACCATAAAGCATATAAAGATGGCGAGCAAAGCCGCGATTTTATTTATGTCGAAGATATTGCCGATGTGATGATGTACTTTATGGAGAACCAGGATAACTCAGGTATATATAATGTGGGAACCGGAAAAGCCCGTTCCTTTCTGGATCTTACCAAAGCAGTATTCAGCAGTATGAATAAAACCCCCATGATCTCATTTGTTGATACTCCTGTTGATTTGCGTGGTAGATACCAGTACTTTACCGAGGCCGAAATGCAGAAATTACGCGATGCCGGTTACAAAAAACCTTTTGTTGAATTAGAAGAAGGCGTTAACGAATACGTAAGCAAGTTTCTGCTGGAAGAAGCCTGTTTTTAA
- a CDS encoding lysoplasmalogenase encodes MKKIFLHFLFIAIVAADLIGEYMQNPQINHISKPLLLIWIAGYFFLHSKNIDKRILLFAGTAFLFSWIGDLLMMFAADFTYFVLGIASFLVAQVVYVFLFLRTIDISGKKPFLKKKPMWLTPYLAYGLIVYIVLFPQLDLVLRIAIFVYMVAILTMSAMALNRLGNGHPISFSLVFVGSLFFVLSDSLIAVNRFLVAIPYEGLFIMTTYIAAQYLIMLGLLKQYE; translated from the coding sequence ATGAAAAAGATTTTTCTTCACTTTCTTTTTATTGCTATTGTGGCAGCCGATCTAATCGGTGAGTATATGCAGAACCCTCAAATTAATCATATTTCAAAGCCTTTACTTTTAATATGGATTGCCGGTTATTTCTTTTTGCATTCAAAAAATATCGATAAAAGGATTTTGTTATTTGCCGGTACAGCCTTTCTTTTTTCATGGATTGGCGATCTGTTAATGATGTTTGCTGCCGATTTTACCTATTTTGTACTCGGAATTGCATCCTTTCTGGTGGCACAAGTGGTGTATGTATTTTTGTTTCTGCGCACCATTGATATTTCGGGTAAAAAGCCGTTTTTGAAGAAGAAACCGATGTGGCTGACTCCTTATTTGGCTTATGGACTGATTGTTTACATTGTGCTGTTTCCGCAATTGGATTTGGTGTTGCGGATAGCCATTTTTGTGTATATGGTGGCTATTTTAACCATGTCGGCTATGGCGCTAAACCGTTTAGGTAACGGTCATCCCATCAGCTTTAGTCTGGTCTTCGTTGGGTCGTTGTTTTTTGTTTTGTCTGATTCGTTGATTGCTGTCAACCGTTTTCTTGTGGCAATTCCTTACGAGGGTTTGTTTATAATGACAACTTACATTGCTGCTCAGTACTTAATAATGTTGGGATTGTTAAAGCAGTACGAATAA
- a CDS encoding RNA polymerase sigma factor translates to MEQKDDSYYIEKVKAGQTNYFSYIVERYQDIVFSIAMKVLKNREDAEEMAQESFIKAYKSLHTFKGTAKFSTWMYRITYNNCISEVRKRKIHFTSTDDVQIADETEEMNLDGIPEENRAQAIKTAMEKLPEDEYTLILLYYFEEQSIEEISKVTKLSESNTKVKLYRARKKLYTILNELMKDELYSIL, encoded by the coding sequence ATGGAGCAAAAAGACGATAGCTATTATATAGAAAAAGTAAAGGCCGGACAGACCAATTACTTTTCGTACATCGTTGAACGATACCAGGATATCGTTTTTTCCATTGCAATGAAAGTTCTTAAAAATCGTGAAGATGCCGAAGAAATGGCACAGGAAAGTTTTATCAAGGCTTACAAATCGCTGCACACGTTCAAAGGCACTGCAAAATTTTCGACCTGGATGTACCGAATTACTTATAACAATTGTATTTCGGAAGTCAGAAAACGGAAAATACATTTTACATCGACCGACGATGTGCAAATAGCCGATGAAACTGAAGAAATGAACCTGGATGGCATTCCGGAAGAAAACAGGGCACAGGCAATAAAAACCGCCATGGAAAAACTACCGGAAGATGAATACACACTGATACTTTTGTATTATTTCGAAGAACAATCGATTGAAGAGATCAGCAAAGTGACGAAACTATCGGAAAGCAATACAAAAGTGAAGCTTTACAGAGCGCGTAAAAAGCTCTATACTATTTTAAATGAATTAATGAAAGACGAGTTATACTCTATATTATGA
- a CDS encoding DUF6249 domain-containing protein — protein sequence MEGLFVPIGFFLAIFAILYVYWTTRTKERLALVEKGLDAGIFKGECSQLSLVKWGIFLIAVGLGVVVGFALSNIMDEVVAFFTAILVLGGVGLIVAYFITSKLLKKKEE from the coding sequence ATGGAAGGATTATTTGTACCAATCGGTTTTTTTCTGGCAATATTCGCCATTTTGTATGTATACTGGACAACACGCACAAAAGAGCGTTTGGCGCTGGTAGAAAAAGGGCTCGATGCCGGAATATTTAAAGGTGAATGCTCGCAGCTTTCGCTGGTGAAGTGGGGAATCTTTTTAATTGCAGTAGGTTTGGGTGTAGTTGTCGGATTTGCGTTATCAAACATAATGGATGAAGTAGTTGCCTTCTTTACTGCAATCCTGGTTCTTGGAGGAGTTGGCTTAATTGTAGCTTACTTTATAACTTCAAAACTATTAAAAAAGAAAGAGGAATAG
- a CDS encoding M64 family metallopeptidase gives MKLKFAFILLILPFFTFAQPRFNTYFKDQTFRFDFLLGGNSREVVVYPQQMKQEPFWGGSKTNLIDVFNYGSYRYRVFDLKTDELIYSKGFSTLFQEWQTTADAKTNNKTFYQAALFPFPKNDVRLEIDARQWDGTFKTIYTTDIDPKDYFILKEETPGFKTKDIVNNGDPAKKVDIAILAEGYTAAEMKAFYADAEKVSGFLFDTEPFKSEKANFNVRAVFAVSEDSGTDVPGEHIYKNTYFNTSYYTFDLPRYLTTSDMEKVYDAAASVPFDQIYVLVNTERYGGGGFYNFVTVCTADNELTPKIIVHEFGHGFGGLGDEYYNSAVAYEDFYNLEIEPWEPNITTLVDFDKKWKNRIDEDTPVPTPRKAKYKNTVGVYEGGGYMAEGIYSPHIDCRMHTNEAEGFCPVCQEAIRKVIRFYSE, from the coding sequence ATGAAGTTGAAGTTTGCTTTTATTCTCTTAATACTCCCCTTTTTTACTTTTGCACAGCCCAGGTTCAATACCTATTTTAAAGATCAGACTTTCCGCTTCGATTTTCTACTGGGCGGCAATAGCAGGGAAGTAGTGGTGTATCCGCAGCAAATGAAACAAGAGCCGTTTTGGGGCGGATCGAAAACAAACCTCATCGACGTGTTTAACTATGGAAGTTACCGCTACCGGGTTTTCGATCTGAAAACCGACGAGCTAATATACAGCAAAGGATTTAGCACCCTTTTTCAGGAATGGCAAACCACTGCCGATGCCAAAACAAACAATAAAACATTTTACCAGGCAGCACTTTTCCCATTTCCGAAAAACGATGTACGCTTGGAAATTGATGCCCGCCAATGGGACGGAACGTTTAAAACAATTTACACTACCGATATCGACCCGAAAGACTATTTTATTTTAAAGGAAGAAACGCCCGGTTTTAAAACAAAGGACATTGTTAACAACGGCGATCCGGCAAAAAAGGTAGATATCGCCATTTTGGCCGAAGGTTACACCGCTGCCGAAATGAAAGCTTTTTATGCTGACGCGGAAAAAGTTTCTGGTTTTTTATTCGATACCGAACCTTTTAAATCGGAGAAAGCCAACTTTAATGTGCGTGCCGTATTTGCCGTTTCGGAAGATTCGGGAACCGACGTTCCGGGTGAACACATTTATAAGAACACTTATTTTAACACCAGTTATTACACTTTTGATTTGCCGCGCTATCTAACAACAAGCGACATGGAAAAGGTTTATGATGCAGCAGCTAGTGTTCCTTTCGATCAGATTTATGTGTTGGTAAATACCGAGCGATACGGCGGCGGCGGATTTTACAATTTTGTTACCGTTTGCACTGCCGACAATGAACTGACACCAAAAATTATTGTGCACGAATTTGGCCACGGTTTTGGCGGATTGGGCGATGAATATTACAACTCGGCCGTAGCTTACGAAGATTTCTACAACCTTGAAATTGAGCCCTGGGAGCCGAACATTACCACTCTGGTTGATTTCGATAAGAAGTGGAAAAACAGGATTGATGAAGACACTCCGGTTCCAACACCACGAAAAGCCAAATACAAAAATACCGTTGGGGTTTACGAAGGAGGCGGTTATATGGCCGAAGGAATCTACAGTCCGCATATCGATTGCCGCATGCATACCAACGAAGCCGAAGGTTTTTGTCCGGTTTGCCAGGAAGCTATTCGGAAAGTGATTCGATTTTATTCGGAATAA
- a CDS encoding mechanosensitive ion channel family protein → MKIIYSYLLEQIREIGTMDFLAKPLAALICIMLIVFVAWLAHFITRKIFLVIVQRIARRTKTHWDDILVENRVFKGLAHLVPAFILFYTADFSYPNIHQEVGELAPEVYKSLSQDYYWGLADLLLKISRIYFISIIVFVAGSSLNAGLQIYNTTEFAHSRPIKGYVQLLKIFVFFMAGILLIAVLLGKDPTALLAGLGAIAAVLLLVFRDTILGFVASIQLSANDMVKIGDWIQMEAHNADGTVIDISLNTVKVQNWDKTITTVPTYALVSESFFNWKGMEESGGRRIKRSVSIDTNTIRFCDTAMLSRFEKFDLIRGYVQEKERELKEYNKGKNLAEEDYISGRHQTNIGIFRKYLEVYLRQHPKVKQDLTFLIRQLQPIGKGLPIEIYVFSNDQEWANYETIQADIFDHIFAVIPEFELRVFQEPSGADIEKITLR, encoded by the coding sequence ATGAAAATCATTTACAGCTATTTGCTTGAACAAATCCGGGAGATCGGGACAATGGATTTTTTGGCAAAACCCTTAGCCGCATTAATCTGTATAATGCTTATTGTTTTTGTGGCTTGGTTGGCCCATTTTATTACCCGGAAGATCTTTTTGGTGATTGTACAACGTATTGCCCGCCGTACAAAAACACACTGGGATGATATATTAGTTGAAAACAGGGTTTTTAAGGGGCTGGCACATTTGGTTCCTGCATTTATCTTGTTTTACACCGCCGATTTTTCTTATCCGAACATTCATCAGGAAGTGGGTGAACTTGCCCCGGAGGTTTATAAGTCACTGTCGCAAGATTATTATTGGGGACTTGCTGATTTGTTGTTGAAAATATCGCGCATTTACTTTATCTCAATTATTGTTTTTGTTGCAGGTTCTTCACTAAATGCCGGATTACAGATATATAATACAACCGAATTTGCACATAGTCGCCCGATAAAGGGTTACGTTCAGTTGTTGAAAATCTTTGTGTTTTTTATGGCAGGCATCCTGCTTATTGCTGTTTTGCTTGGAAAAGACCCAACTGCATTGCTGGCAGGATTGGGAGCAATTGCCGCAGTTCTGCTTTTGGTTTTTCGCGATACGATACTTGGTTTTGTTGCTTCCATTCAGTTGTCGGCAAATGATATGGTGAAAATTGGCGACTGGATTCAAATGGAAGCTCACAATGCCGATGGTACGGTTATCGATATTTCTTTAAATACAGTGAAAGTTCAGAATTGGGATAAAACCATTACTACCGTTCCAACATATGCTTTGGTTTCCGAATCATTTTTTAACTGGAAAGGCATGGAAGAATCGGGTGGTCGGCGTATAAAACGTTCGGTTTCCATTGATACCAACACCATTAGATTTTGCGATACAGCGATGTTGAGTCGCTTCGAAAAGTTCGATTTGATACGGGGGTATGTTCAGGAAAAGGAAAGAGAACTGAAAGAATATAACAAAGGGAAAAATCTTGCGGAAGAGGATTATATTAGTGGGCGCCATCAGACCAATATTGGTATTTTTAGAAAATACCTGGAAGTGTATTTGCGTCAGCATCCAAAGGTGAAACAAGATCTAACTTTTTTAATCCGCCAGCTGCAACCAATTGGTAAAGGGTTGCCTATCGAAATATACGTATTTAGCAACGATCAGGAATGGGCCAATTATGAAACCATTCAGGCCGATATTTTCGATCATATATTTGCTGTTATTCCTGAGTTTGAACTGCGGGTTTTTCAAGAGCCTTCCGGTGCTGATATTGAAAAGATTACACTTCGTTAA
- a CDS encoding Lrp/AsnC family transcriptional regulator yields the protein MKSNDFLEEKAADIDELDEKILKLITKNARIPFLEVARECGVSGAAIHQRVQRLLNIGVVHGSEFVVSPQKLGYNTCAYMGIYLDKARFHTQVAEALRNIPEVVECHYTTGAYAIFVKIQTKTNKHLKRLIDEQLQDIEGIARTETFISLEMDFKRQVPIK from the coding sequence ATGAAGTCGAATGATTTTTTAGAGGAGAAAGCAGCCGATATTGATGAGCTGGATGAAAAGATATTAAAGCTGATTACTAAAAATGCCCGAATACCTTTTCTTGAAGTTGCCCGTGAATGTGGTGTTTCTGGTGCAGCTATTCATCAGCGTGTTCAGCGCTTATTAAATATTGGTGTTGTACATGGAAGTGAGTTTGTGGTTAGTCCGCAAAAATTAGGTTACAATACCTGCGCATATATGGGAATATATCTTGATAAGGCAAGGTTTCATACACAGGTTGCCGAAGCCTTAAGAAATATTCCGGAAGTTGTTGAGTGTCATTACACAACAGGTGCTTATGCTATTTTTGTTAAAATACAAACAAAAACAAACAAGCATTTAAAACGCCTGATCGATGAGCAACTTCAGGATATTGAGGGAATTGCCCGCACTGAAACATTTATTTCTTTGGAAATGGATTTTAAACGACAAGTACCTATTAAATAA
- a CDS encoding ammonium transporter — MKNSTSWWFILALLVIVAALGVIMPSGAGEIDTSNLDAGDTAWMLTATGLVLLMTPGLAFFYGGMTQSRNIISTMLQSYIAMGIVSVLWVVVGFSIAFGESIGAEGFGLFGNPFTYFMFQGVGGGTHPDFAPTFPFAVFAMFQLKFAIITPALITGSFAGRVRFRAYMLFMVLFILFIYAPLAHWTWHPNGFLRNWGVLDFAGGTVVHMSAGFAALAGAIFLGRRKDANKEIKPANIPYILLGAGMLWFGWFGFNAGSALAADSVAAAALVNTNTASAAAMLTWIFFDAAQGKKPSAVGAAIGLVVGLVAITPAAGFVNVGSSIFIGVIAAIISNYAITLRTKSKLDDTLDVFPAHGMGGITGMLFTAVFANEVGLIHGEITTFLYHLLALVIVGIFTFGGSMLMYKITDMIVPMRISPNGEKVGLDISQHDESYNFAYLED, encoded by the coding sequence ATGAAGAATTCAACGAGTTGGTGGTTTATTCTGGCCTTATTGGTAATTGTAGCCGCTCTGGGAGTGATTATGCCTTCCGGAGCCGGAGAGATAGACACTTCTAACCTTGACGCCGGAGATACCGCCTGGATGTTAACCGCAACGGGATTGGTATTATTAATGACCCCGGGCCTTGCTTTTTTCTATGGAGGAATGACCCAGTCAAGAAACATTATTTCCACCATGCTGCAAAGTTATATTGCCATGGGCATTGTAAGCGTGCTGTGGGTTGTAGTTGGTTTTAGCATTGCCTTTGGCGAGAGTATTGGAGCTGAAGGTTTTGGGTTATTTGGTAATCCGTTCACCTATTTTATGTTCCAAGGTGTTGGAGGTGGTACTCATCCCGATTTTGCGCCAACGTTTCCATTTGCAGTATTTGCAATGTTCCAGCTAAAATTTGCGATCATAACTCCTGCTCTTATTACCGGATCGTTTGCCGGAAGAGTACGTTTCAGAGCCTACATGTTGTTTATGGTGCTCTTTATTTTATTTATTTATGCACCGCTGGCACACTGGACCTGGCATCCAAACGGATTCTTGCGTAACTGGGGAGTTCTCGACTTTGCCGGAGGCACAGTTGTACATATGTCGGCAGGTTTTGCGGCTTTGGCAGGTGCCATTTTTCTCGGAAGAAGAAAAGATGCCAACAAAGAAATTAAGCCGGCAAATATTCCATACATTTTATTGGGTGCAGGCATGCTCTGGTTTGGTTGGTTTGGTTTTAATGCAGGTTCTGCTTTGGCAGCCGATTCTGTTGCTGCAGCAGCTTTGGTAAACACCAATACAGCATCGGCAGCTGCTATGTTAACCTGGATATTCTTCGACGCTGCTCAAGGTAAAAAACCATCAGCGGTTGGTGCTGCAATCGGACTTGTTGTAGGTTTGGTTGCCATTACACCAGCTGCCGGATTTGTAAATGTTGGATCGAGTATATTTATTGGTGTAATTGCGGCTATAATTAGTAACTACGCTATCACTCTTCGAACAAAATCGAAACTGGACGATACTTTGGATGTATTCCCTGCTCACGGAATGGGAGGTATTACAGGGATGTTATTTACCGCTGTATTTGCAAATGAAGTTGGATTGATTCACGGAGAAATCACAACTTTCCTTTATCATTTACTGGCACTGGTTATTGTGGGAATTTTCACATTTGGTGGCTCAATGTTAATGTATAAAATTACAGACATGATTGTTCCGATGCGAATCTCACCCAATGGAGAGAAGGTGGGTTTGGATATTAGCCAACACGATGAATCATACAATTTTGCCTACCTGGAAGATTAA
- a CDS encoding Lrp/AsnC family transcriptional regulator, protein MTLRNNLDDWDLKILDIITKNARIPFKDVAKEVGISRAAVHQRVNRMVDLEVIVGSGYHINPKKVDFKTCTYIGIFLEKGGLFSEVVKGLEEISEIVECHYTTGAYAIFVKVYAKDNEHLKNILSGKIQKIQGVASTETFISLEESFKRTIPVHA, encoded by the coding sequence ATGACTTTGAGGAATAATTTAGACGACTGGGATTTAAAAATTCTGGATATAATTACAAAGAACGCAAGAATACCTTTTAAAGATGTTGCAAAAGAAGTGGGAATCTCACGTGCAGCAGTACATCAACGAGTAAACCGAATGGTTGATTTGGAAGTGATTGTTGGATCCGGCTATCACATCAATCCCAAAAAGGTTGATTTTAAAACCTGCACCTACATTGGTATTTTCCTCGAAAAGGGAGGGTTGTTCAGCGAGGTTGTAAAAGGGCTGGAAGAAATTTCTGAGATAGTAGAGTGTCATTACACCACAGGTGCCTATGCCATTTTTGTTAAGGTTTATGCCAAGGATAATGAGCACCTAAAAAATATCTTAAGCGGAAAAATCCAAAAAATTCAAGGTGTTGCCAGTACCGAGACTTTTATTTCTCTGGAAGAGTCATTTAAACGAACGATTCCTGTTCATGCCTGA
- the rlmB gene encoding 23S rRNA (guanosine(2251)-2'-O)-methyltransferase RlmB — translation MRQKGITTDDFLFGTRAVIEAIKKGKTIDKVLIKKGLRNELIAELQQLIKENEIGVQYVPIEKINRVTRKNHQGVLAFISPIEFDNIETVIPGIYEKGLTPLLLVLDQITDVRNFGAITRSAECAGVQAIIIPEKGMARIGADAVKTSAGAIHNIPICKTNNLYNSVRFLKDSGIKIVAATEKGDTLYSNADMKSPLAIVMGSEDTGVSAQILKLADEQLKIPILGQIESLNVSVSAALMVFEAVRQRNQA, via the coding sequence ATGAGACAAAAAGGAATAACCACCGATGATTTTCTGTTTGGAACAAGAGCAGTAATAGAGGCTATAAAAAAAGGCAAAACTATCGACAAAGTACTGATAAAAAAGGGTTTGCGGAACGAGTTGATTGCAGAACTTCAGCAATTGATAAAAGAAAATGAAATTGGCGTTCAGTACGTTCCAATCGAGAAGATTAACCGTGTTACACGAAAAAACCACCAAGGTGTTCTGGCCTTTATTTCGCCCATCGAATTTGATAATATTGAAACTGTAATTCCGGGAATTTACGAAAAAGGCTTAACTCCACTTCTTCTTGTTTTAGATCAGATAACTGATGTACGCAACTTCGGAGCTATTACCCGCTCGGCAGAATGCGCCGGTGTTCAGGCTATTATTATCCCTGAAAAAGGTATGGCACGAATTGGTGCCGATGCGGTAAAAACATCGGCAGGAGCCATTCACAACATCCCCATCTGCAAAACAAATAACCTTTATAACTCTGTTCGTTTTCTGAAAGACTCGGGCATTAAGATTGTTGCAGCCACCGAAAAAGGCGACACACTTTACAGCAATGCCGATATGAAATCGCCACTAGCCATTGTTATGGGATCAGAAGACACGGGTGTTTCTGCCCAGATTCTGAAACTTGCCGATGAACAATTAAAAATCCCAATCCTGGGACAGATCGAATCTTTAAATGTTTCGGTATCTGCTGCTTTAATGGTTTTCGAAGCAGTCAGACAACGAAATCAGGCATGA